In Ctenopharyngodon idella isolate HZGC_01 chromosome 1, HZGC01, whole genome shotgun sequence, a single genomic region encodes these proteins:
- the smdt1b gene encoding single-pass membrane protein with aspartate-rich tail 1b codes for MASLVGLLSRAFFIRNTAMLNRNTGPKLVNATGPTLSRAAVSNTSGGVLPKPVKVPFGLTRMVIVVIPFLYVGNLISKNFAALLEEHEIFVPDDDDDDD; via the exons ATGGCGTCGTTGGTGGGTCTTCTCTCTCGAGcttttttcattagaaataCAGCAATGCTGAACCGCAACACGGGTCCAAAATTGGTGAATGCGACAGGACCGACTCTCAGCCGAGCCGCCGTGTCAAACACATCGGGGGGTGTCCTTCCTAAACCAGTTAAG GTCCCGTTCGGTCTGACCCGTATGGTGATAGTGGTGATTCCCTTCCTCTATGTTGGTAATCTGATCAGTAAAAATTTCGCTGCCCTTCTGGAAGAACATGAGATCTTCGTcccagatgatgatgatgatgatgactga